A region from the Aegilops tauschii subsp. strangulata cultivar AL8/78 chromosome 5, Aet v6.0, whole genome shotgun sequence genome encodes:
- the LOC109784253 gene encoding NEDD8-activating enzyme E1 regulatory subunit AXR1 isoform X3: MAAAPSASASAVAVAEPKTKYDRQLRIWGDQGQAALEKASICLLNCGPTGTEALKNLVLGGIGSVTVVDDSKVEPSDLGNNFLLDEGCLGHSRAKSICSFLQELNDAVKAKYVEESVATMIDTNPSFFSEFTVVIATQLPESSLLKLDGICGSANIVLVAARSYGLTGLVRVSIKEHCVIESKPDHFLDDLRLHNPWTELKQFAKSIDICDKDAVVHKHTPYIVILVRLAEKWADAHDGQLPSTRQEKREFKDLIRAHMLNVDEDNYKEAVESSYKVSLTPGISNEIRQIIDDSSSEVNFSSSDFWVLVSALKEFITNEGNGELPLEGTIPDMTSLTEYYVSLQKIYQAKAESDCLAMEHRVKSILKRIGRDPESISRAYIKTFCKNTRKLKVCRYRSMEEEFSSPALSEVQKYFADEDSCYAMNFYVLLRAVDRLAASYSRLPGIFDRLKAAAVSVLSDMGLKGASLSEDLVTEVCRFAGAEIHPVAAFIGGVASQEVIKLVTKQFVPLNGTFIFNGIDLKSQVLAL; the protein is encoded by the exons ATGGCCGCCGCCCcatccgcctccgcctccgccgtcgccgttgccgagCCCAAGACCAAGTACGATCGCCAGCTCAG GATATGGGGTGATCAAGGACAGGCTGCACTGGAGAAGGCTAGCATATGCTTGCTTAACTGTGGCCCTACCGGAACTGAAGCGCTGAAGAACCTTGTGCTTGGAGGAATAGGGAGTGTTACTGTTGTTGATGATTCCAAAGTTGAACCGTCGGACCTGGGAAACAATTTTTTGT TGGATGAAGGGTGCTTGGGTCATTCAAGAGCAAAATCTATCTGTTCTTTCCTACAAGAGCTCAATGATGCTGTGAAAGCCAAATATGTTGAGGAGTCTGTAGCGACAATGATAGATACAAATCCTTCCTTCTTTTCCGAGTTCACTGTTGTCATTGCTACACAG CTTCCTGAGAGTTCTTTATTGAAATTAGATGGTATCTGCGGGAGCGCAAATATTGTTTTAGTTGCTGCGCGTTCATATGGTTTAACTGGCCTTGTCAGGGTCAGCATCAAG GAGCATTGTGTTATAGAATCAAAACCAGACCACTTCTTGGATGATTTACGGTTGCACAATCCCTGGACTGAACTCAAGCA ATTTGCAAAGTCAATTGATATATGCGACAAGGATGCCGTTGTGCACAAGCATACTCCATACATTGTTATCCTCGTGAGGCTTGCAGAAAAATGGGCAGATGCGCATGATGGGCAGTTACCTTCGACCAGGCAAGAGAAAAGGGAATTTAAG GACCTAATTCGAGCCCATATGCTTAACGTAGATGAAGACAATTACAAAGAAGCAGTAGAATCTTCATACAAAGTCTCATTAACTCCGGGAATCA GTAATGAAATCCGTCAGATAATTGATGATAGCTCCTCTGAAGTCAATTTTTCTTCTTCAGATTTTTGGGTTTTAGTGTCTGCTTTGAAG GAATTTATCACAAATGAGGGTAATGGTGAGCTACCTCTCGAGGGAACAATACCTGATATGACATCACTTACCGA GTATTATGTAAGCCTACAAAAGATTTACCAAGCTAAGGCTGAATCAGATTGTCTTGCCATGGAGCATCGTGTGAAGAGTATTTTGAAGCGGATTGGTAGAGATCCTGAATCTATTTCGAGGGCATATATCAAAACATTTTGCAAAAACACTAGAAAACTCAAA GTCTGTAGATACCGCAGTATGGAGGAGGAATTTAGCTCTCCAGCCCTATCTGAAGTTCAAAAGTACTTCGCCGACGAAGACAGTTG CTACGCAATGAACTTCTATGTTCTGCTACGTGCTGTTGACCGGCTTGCTGCCAGCTATAGCAGATTACCTGGAATATTCGACAG GCTGAAGGCGGCTGCTGTCTCGGTGCTGAGTGACATGGGTTTGAAGGGAGCATCCTTGTCTGAAGACCTGGTTACTGAAGTGTGCCGTTTTGCGGGTGCAGAGATTCACCCCGTTGCTGCCTTTATTGGCGGAGTGGCCTCCCAGGAAGTAATCAAG CTGGtgaccaagcagtttgtgccgcTGAATGGAACATTCATATTCAACGGAATCGACCTCAAATCTCAAGTCTTGGCCTTATAA
- the LOC109784253 gene encoding NEDD8-activating enzyme E1 regulatory subunit AXR1 isoform X2, which produces MAAAPSASASAVAVAEPKTKYDRQLRIWGDQGQAALEKASICLLNCGPTGTEALKNLVLGGIGSVTVVDDSKVEPSDLGNNFLLDEGCLGHSRAKSICSFLQELNDAVKAKYVEESVATMIDTNPSFFSEFTVVIATQLPESSLLKLDGICGSANIVLVAARSYGLTGLVRVSIKEHCVIESKPDHFLDDLRLHNPWTELKQFAKSIDICDKDAVVHKHTPYIVILVRLAEKWADAHDGQLPSTRQEKREFKDLIRAHMLNVDEDNYKEAVESSYKVSLTPGISNEIRQIIDDSSSEVNFSSSDFWVLVSALKEFITNEGNGELPLEGTIPDMTSLTEYYVSLQKIYQAKAESDCLAMEHRVKSILKRIGRDPESISRAYIKTFCKNTRKLKVCRYRSMEEEFSSPALSEVQKYFADEDSCYAMNFYVLLRAVDRLAASYSRLPGIFDSEIVEDVPRLKAAAVSVLSDMGLKGASLSEDLVTEVCRFAGAEIHPVAAFIGGVASQEVIKLVTKQFVPLNGTFIFNGIDLKSQVLAL; this is translated from the exons ATGGCCGCCGCCCcatccgcctccgcctccgccgtcgccgttgccgagCCCAAGACCAAGTACGATCGCCAGCTCAG GATATGGGGTGATCAAGGACAGGCTGCACTGGAGAAGGCTAGCATATGCTTGCTTAACTGTGGCCCTACCGGAACTGAAGCGCTGAAGAACCTTGTGCTTGGAGGAATAGGGAGTGTTACTGTTGTTGATGATTCCAAAGTTGAACCGTCGGACCTGGGAAACAATTTTTTGT TGGATGAAGGGTGCTTGGGTCATTCAAGAGCAAAATCTATCTGTTCTTTCCTACAAGAGCTCAATGATGCTGTGAAAGCCAAATATGTTGAGGAGTCTGTAGCGACAATGATAGATACAAATCCTTCCTTCTTTTCCGAGTTCACTGTTGTCATTGCTACACAG CTTCCTGAGAGTTCTTTATTGAAATTAGATGGTATCTGCGGGAGCGCAAATATTGTTTTAGTTGCTGCGCGTTCATATGGTTTAACTGGCCTTGTCAGGGTCAGCATCAAG GAGCATTGTGTTATAGAATCAAAACCAGACCACTTCTTGGATGATTTACGGTTGCACAATCCCTGGACTGAACTCAAGCA ATTTGCAAAGTCAATTGATATATGCGACAAGGATGCCGTTGTGCACAAGCATACTCCATACATTGTTATCCTCGTGAGGCTTGCAGAAAAATGGGCAGATGCGCATGATGGGCAGTTACCTTCGACCAGGCAAGAGAAAAGGGAATTTAAG GACCTAATTCGAGCCCATATGCTTAACGTAGATGAAGACAATTACAAAGAAGCAGTAGAATCTTCATACAAAGTCTCATTAACTCCGGGAATCA GTAATGAAATCCGTCAGATAATTGATGATAGCTCCTCTGAAGTCAATTTTTCTTCTTCAGATTTTTGGGTTTTAGTGTCTGCTTTGAAG GAATTTATCACAAATGAGGGTAATGGTGAGCTACCTCTCGAGGGAACAATACCTGATATGACATCACTTACCGA GTATTATGTAAGCCTACAAAAGATTTACCAAGCTAAGGCTGAATCAGATTGTCTTGCCATGGAGCATCGTGTGAAGAGTATTTTGAAGCGGATTGGTAGAGATCCTGAATCTATTTCGAGGGCATATATCAAAACATTTTGCAAAAACACTAGAAAACTCAAA GTCTGTAGATACCGCAGTATGGAGGAGGAATTTAGCTCTCCAGCCCTATCTGAAGTTCAAAAGTACTTCGCCGACGAAGACAGTTG CTACGCAATGAACTTCTATGTTCTGCTACGTGCTGTTGACCGGCTTGCTGCCAGCTATAGCAGATTACCTGGAATATTCGACAG TGAGATTGTTGAGGATGTTCCTAGGCTGAAGGCGGCTGCTGTCTCGGTGCTGAGTGACATGGGTTTGAAGGGAGCATCCTTGTCTGAAGACCTGGTTACTGAAGTGTGCCGTTTTGCGGGTGCAGAGATTCACCCCGTTGCTGCCTTTATTGGCGGAGTGGCCTCCCAGGAAGTAATCAAG CTGGtgaccaagcagtttgtgccgcTGAATGGAACATTCATATTCAACGGAATCGACCTCAAATCTCAAGTCTTGGCCTTATAA
- the LOC109784253 gene encoding NEDD8-activating enzyme E1 regulatory subunit AXR1 isoform X1 → MAAAPSASASAVAVAEPKTKYDRQLRIWGDQGQAALEKASICLLNCGPTGTEALKNLVLGGIGSVTVVDDSKVEPSDLGNNFLLDEGCLGHSRAKSICSFLQELNDAVKAKYVEESVATMIDTNPSFFSEFTVVIATQLPESSLLKLDGICGSANIVLVAARSYGLTGLVRVSIKEHCVIESKPDHFLDDLRLHNPWTELKQFAKSIDICDKDAVVHKHTPYIVILVRLAEKWADAHDGQLPSTRQEKREFKDLIRAHMLNVDEDNYKEAVESSYKVSLTPGISNEIRQIIDDSSSEVNFSSSDFWVLVSALKEFITNEGNGELPLEGTIPDMTSLTEYYVSLQKIYQAKAESDCLAMEHRVKSILKRIGRDPESISRAYIKTFCKNTRKLKVCRYRSMEEEFSSPALSEVQKYFADEDSCYAMNFYVLLRAVDRLAASYSRLPGIFDSIGSTSEIVEDVPRLKAAAVSVLSDMGLKGASLSEDLVTEVCRFAGAEIHPVAAFIGGVASQEVIKLVTKQFVPLNGTFIFNGIDLKSQVLAL, encoded by the exons ATGGCCGCCGCCCcatccgcctccgcctccgccgtcgccgttgccgagCCCAAGACCAAGTACGATCGCCAGCTCAG GATATGGGGTGATCAAGGACAGGCTGCACTGGAGAAGGCTAGCATATGCTTGCTTAACTGTGGCCCTACCGGAACTGAAGCGCTGAAGAACCTTGTGCTTGGAGGAATAGGGAGTGTTACTGTTGTTGATGATTCCAAAGTTGAACCGTCGGACCTGGGAAACAATTTTTTGT TGGATGAAGGGTGCTTGGGTCATTCAAGAGCAAAATCTATCTGTTCTTTCCTACAAGAGCTCAATGATGCTGTGAAAGCCAAATATGTTGAGGAGTCTGTAGCGACAATGATAGATACAAATCCTTCCTTCTTTTCCGAGTTCACTGTTGTCATTGCTACACAG CTTCCTGAGAGTTCTTTATTGAAATTAGATGGTATCTGCGGGAGCGCAAATATTGTTTTAGTTGCTGCGCGTTCATATGGTTTAACTGGCCTTGTCAGGGTCAGCATCAAG GAGCATTGTGTTATAGAATCAAAACCAGACCACTTCTTGGATGATTTACGGTTGCACAATCCCTGGACTGAACTCAAGCA ATTTGCAAAGTCAATTGATATATGCGACAAGGATGCCGTTGTGCACAAGCATACTCCATACATTGTTATCCTCGTGAGGCTTGCAGAAAAATGGGCAGATGCGCATGATGGGCAGTTACCTTCGACCAGGCAAGAGAAAAGGGAATTTAAG GACCTAATTCGAGCCCATATGCTTAACGTAGATGAAGACAATTACAAAGAAGCAGTAGAATCTTCATACAAAGTCTCATTAACTCCGGGAATCA GTAATGAAATCCGTCAGATAATTGATGATAGCTCCTCTGAAGTCAATTTTTCTTCTTCAGATTTTTGGGTTTTAGTGTCTGCTTTGAAG GAATTTATCACAAATGAGGGTAATGGTGAGCTACCTCTCGAGGGAACAATACCTGATATGACATCACTTACCGA GTATTATGTAAGCCTACAAAAGATTTACCAAGCTAAGGCTGAATCAGATTGTCTTGCCATGGAGCATCGTGTGAAGAGTATTTTGAAGCGGATTGGTAGAGATCCTGAATCTATTTCGAGGGCATATATCAAAACATTTTGCAAAAACACTAGAAAACTCAAA GTCTGTAGATACCGCAGTATGGAGGAGGAATTTAGCTCTCCAGCCCTATCTGAAGTTCAAAAGTACTTCGCCGACGAAGACAGTTG CTACGCAATGAACTTCTATGTTCTGCTACGTGCTGTTGACCGGCTTGCTGCCAGCTATAGCAGATTACCTGGAATATTCGACAG CATTGGGTCCACTAGTGAGATTGTTGAGGATGTTCCTAGGCTGAAGGCGGCTGCTGTCTCGGTGCTGAGTGACATGGGTTTGAAGGGAGCATCCTTGTCTGAAGACCTGGTTACTGAAGTGTGCCGTTTTGCGGGTGCAGAGATTCACCCCGTTGCTGCCTTTATTGGCGGAGTGGCCTCCCAGGAAGTAATCAAG CTGGtgaccaagcagtttgtgccgcTGAATGGAACATTCATATTCAACGGAATCGACCTCAAATCTCAAGTCTTGGCCTTATAA
- the LOC141022189 gene encoding uncharacterized protein has protein sequence MSEDQTVQEAWVLTTNLFLDNQMTRVIYLEGEFRGLVQGYLSVTAYCHRLKALSDALGDVHTPVSDQTLVLNCLRSLNPRFSDITTIVTMQNPLSSFAHVRSLLTLRETQLANSKSVGNQTTLYGRAPSYGSGNSGNNHVLDRGDGNRSGNNYGGGHHGGNRNGSSN, from the coding sequence ATGTCGGAGGACCAGACGGTTCAAGAGGCATGGGTGCTCACCACCAACCTCTTCCTTGACAACCAGATGACACGTGTCATCTACCTCGAGGGGGAATTTCGCGGGCTTGTGCAAGGTTACCTCTCCGTCACCGCGTACTGCCACCGCCTCAAGGCTCTCTCAGACGCCCTCGGCGATGTCCACACTCCCGTCTCGGATCAGACGCTCGTCCTCAACTGTCTCCGCAGCCTCAACCCTCGCTTCTCTGACATCACCACCATCGTCACCATGCAAAACCCGCTCTCGTCCTTCGCGCATGTGCGCTCCCTCCTCACCTTGCGTGAGACCCAGCTCGCCAACTCCAAGTCGGTGGGAAACCAAACCACTCTCTACGGCAGAGCCCCCTCCTACGGCTCCGGCAACTCCGGCAACAACCACGTCCTGGACCGCGGCGACGGGAACCGGAGCGGCAACAACTACGGCGGTGGTCACCATGGTGGCAACCGCAACGGCAGCAGTAATTGA